A single window of Sporosarcina sp. FSL W7-1349 DNA harbors:
- a CDS encoding fatty acid--CoA ligase, producing the protein MYATVGKIFDLTVQKYPDREAIVDLRKGIRWTYGEWGTEVNRLANAFADASVEKGDRVSAFLFNASELASTLFATAKIGAVFNPINFRLKPKELAYILKDAEPKILLFESALEETVSAIRDDFPDIQFWFIDDQAPAYAESFGKKVRNAASTPPDVDVDENDLYAIMYTSGTTGHPKGVMHRHRAMAEQSLICITALKCSKNDRGLVIAPMFHCAELHCNIIPRVQSGAANIIMHQFNPKEALRVIEEEKITILFAAPTMWNMMLQEDVSTFDVRSLRRGLYGAAPMAPVLVKELQRVLNIDLVQAYGQTEMGPAITFLTEEDQISKAGSAGQACHNHEIRVVRPSEDGPADPDDILPPGEVGEIIVQGPCMMIGYFNRSEATEDALAHGWYHSGDLGYFDQDGYLFVADRVDDMVISGGENIYPREVEDVLYEHEAVLDVAVLGVPDEKWGERVMAVVVSKDPDLTADELEDFCKNHEGLAAYKRPRSYSFVDALPRNASGKIQKFLLREQLVQSVK; encoded by the coding sequence TTGTATGCAACGGTAGGGAAGATTTTTGATTTGACGGTGCAGAAATATCCTGACAGGGAAGCGATTGTCGACTTGCGAAAGGGAATCAGATGGACGTATGGAGAATGGGGGACCGAGGTGAATCGGCTAGCGAACGCATTCGCGGACGCCAGCGTGGAGAAGGGCGATCGGGTGTCTGCCTTCCTGTTTAACGCAAGTGAATTGGCATCCACTTTGTTTGCCACTGCCAAAATCGGGGCGGTTTTCAATCCGATCAATTTTCGATTAAAACCGAAAGAATTGGCCTATATTTTAAAAGATGCCGAGCCGAAAATCCTTTTATTTGAGAGCGCCTTGGAAGAGACCGTGTCCGCCATCCGTGACGATTTTCCGGACATTCAATTTTGGTTTATCGATGACCAAGCTCCGGCTTATGCGGAGAGTTTCGGGAAAAAGGTCCGGAACGCTGCCAGTACACCGCCGGATGTCGATGTGGATGAAAACGACTTGTATGCCATCATGTACACTAGCGGAACGACCGGGCATCCAAAAGGGGTCATGCATCGCCATCGTGCCATGGCGGAACAGAGCTTGATTTGCATCACGGCGTTGAAATGCTCGAAAAACGATCGTGGGTTGGTCATTGCCCCGATGTTCCATTGTGCCGAGCTGCATTGCAATATCATTCCCCGTGTCCAATCGGGTGCGGCGAATATCATCATGCACCAATTTAACCCGAAAGAGGCGCTGCGTGTGATCGAGGAGGAGAAGATTACCATCCTATTCGCCGCACCGACGATGTGGAATATGATGCTGCAAGAGGATGTCTCTACATTCGATGTCCGTTCATTGCGCCGCGGACTGTACGGTGCTGCTCCGATGGCTCCTGTGTTAGTGAAGGAACTCCAGCGTGTCCTGAACATCGATCTCGTCCAGGCTTATGGACAAACCGAAATGGGACCGGCTATCACATTCCTGACTGAAGAGGACCAGATTTCAAAGGCAGGGTCTGCTGGCCAAGCTTGTCATAATCACGAGATCCGGGTCGTCCGTCCCTCGGAAGACGGGCCTGCGGATCCTGATGACATCTTGCCGCCAGGAGAGGTGGGGGAAATCATCGTTCAAGGACCTTGTATGATGATCGGCTACTTCAACCGCAGCGAGGCGACCGAAGATGCGTTGGCCCATGGCTGGTATCATTCGGGTGACTTAGGCTATTTCGATCAAGACGGCTATCTTTTTGTCGCCGACCGGGTTGATGATATGGTGATCAGCGGCGGAGAAAACATTTATCCGCGGGAGGTCGAAGATGTCCTCTATGAACATGAAGCGGTTCTCGATGTAGCTGTTCTGGGGGTACCCGATGAGAAATGGGGCGAGCGTGTCATGGCGGTCGTCGTCAGCAAAGATCCGGATCTGACTGCGGACGAGTTAGAGGACTTTTGTAAGAATCATGAAGGTCTCGCCGCTTACAAACGACCACGCTCCTATTCTTTCGTCGATGCGTTGCCGCGCAATGCCAGTGGCAAAATCCAGAAGTTTCTGTTGCGTGAGCAATTAGTCCAATCCGTGAAGTAG
- a CDS encoding MFS transporter, producing the protein MKTQRTLFKNSVLLIAIFAVSLNMRPAITSIGPMLETIREQLALTNTQVSLLTALPVICMGIFASLAPVLNHRIGLRRTMYLMIIVIGVMSALRGMVPGYGILLPTAFVIGIAIAVIGPLLSALIKQNFPEQAAAVIGLYSFGMGMGATISAGLTAVFFEATGSYRFAISIWGILSLFGWIAWFFAGRGKWAVRQQERKERKERGRSPWKVKKAWLFLLFFGLQSSAFFSIITWTVPLATTAGMTLLQAGTLLSVMTTFQIVLNIVLPLLMQRYPARRNWIWFLAGSGMAATVLLWTGLPLAMWIGAILMGFPLGGLFPIALLLPMHETETAEETNSWTAMMQTGGFIIGGLLPLLIAMVYDWTANHHFTHAIIMSLYTAMVVIACWLGDKN; encoded by the coding sequence ATGAAAACTCAACGAACTCTCTTTAAAAACAGTGTACTTTTAATTGCCATTTTTGCCGTTTCCCTTAATATGCGGCCGGCCATCACGTCAATCGGTCCCATGTTGGAAACGATCCGTGAACAACTCGCGTTGACGAATACCCAAGTCAGTCTGTTAACCGCCTTACCCGTCATCTGTATGGGTATTTTTGCTTCCCTCGCTCCGGTATTAAATCACCGGATCGGCTTACGTCGAACGATGTATCTGATGATTATCGTTATCGGTGTGATGTCTGCACTCAGAGGAATGGTCCCGGGCTATGGCATACTTCTTCCGACGGCGTTTGTCATCGGAATCGCCATTGCGGTGATCGGACCACTTTTATCCGCATTGATCAAACAAAACTTTCCGGAGCAAGCGGCCGCTGTCATCGGTTTGTATTCATTTGGAATGGGGATGGGGGCGACGATTAGCGCGGGATTGACGGCCGTGTTTTTCGAAGCGACCGGTTCCTATCGGTTTGCCATATCCATTTGGGGCATCTTGTCGCTATTCGGATGGATCGCTTGGTTTTTCGCTGGCAGGGGGAAATGGGCCGTCCGCCAGCAGGAAAGGAAGGAGCGGAAGGAAAGAGGGAGATCGCCATGGAAAGTAAAAAAAGCATGGCTCTTCCTCCTGTTCTTCGGATTGCAGTCCTCCGCTTTCTTCTCTATTATTACTTGGACAGTTCCACTCGCCACGACGGCGGGGATGACTTTATTGCAAGCGGGAACGCTTCTCAGTGTGATGACAACTTTTCAAATCGTGTTGAATATCGTCCTGCCGCTCTTGATGCAGCGGTATCCGGCGAGACGAAACTGGATTTGGTTCCTCGCCGGATCCGGCATGGCTGCAACTGTATTGCTGTGGACCGGCTTGCCACTCGCCATGTGGATCGGAGCTATCCTGATGGGATTCCCGCTCGGCGGCCTGTTTCCCATTGCGCTCCTGTTGCCTATGCACGAAACGGAAACCGCGGAAGAAACCAATTCTTGGACAGCAATGATGCAAACAGGTGGGTTCATCATCGGCGGGCTCTTGCCGCTCTTAATCGCGATGGTCTATGACTGGACAGCGAACCATCATTTCACCCACGCCATTATCATGTCCTTGTACACCGCCATGGTCGTCATTGCATGTTGGCTTGGCGATAAAAATTGA
- a CDS encoding ATP-binding cassette domain-containing protein has product MSVLEAREVGKVIEGVPILQSISFVCESGQAIAVVGKNGSGKSTLLQILAGIHEPSRGHVIRQAKRVGYVPEQFPQNLRFKVKEYLRLISTFHKMPNETAELEIAKYAQLFGIGPYLRSPLHHVSKGTRQKVGIIQALLARPELLLLDEPLTGLDQTSQEQLLKILSDGKTAIIFTSHEEWFVRKLATHILQIETGEMMTNRNQAQMVIRARIPNKEALSSLTIRPMEINGQIAKWTVEVERSDRLLEELLQQGCSILELKERK; this is encoded by the coding sequence ATGTCCGTGCTGGAAGCAAGAGAAGTAGGAAAAGTGATCGAGGGAGTTCCGATCCTGCAATCCATTTCATTTGTTTGCGAATCGGGACAGGCGATTGCAGTAGTCGGAAAAAATGGATCGGGGAAAAGTACATTGCTTCAAATTTTGGCAGGGATCCATGAACCTAGCCGTGGACATGTCATCCGGCAGGCAAAACGGGTTGGCTATGTCCCCGAACAGTTTCCGCAAAACTTGCGCTTTAAGGTGAAAGAATATTTACGCCTAATCTCCACTTTCCACAAAATGCCAAACGAAACAGCGGAACTGGAAATAGCGAAGTATGCACAACTCTTTGGAATCGGTCCGTACCTTCGATCGCCGCTCCATCACGTGTCCAAAGGGACGAGGCAAAAAGTAGGCATCATTCAGGCACTGCTCGCAAGACCCGAACTACTCTTATTGGATGAACCCTTAACGGGGCTGGACCAAACATCCCAAGAACAATTGCTTAAAATATTGAGTGATGGAAAGACGGCCATTATCTTTACGTCCCACGAGGAATGGTTTGTAAGAAAACTGGCAACGCATATTCTTCAAATCGAAACCGGAGAGATGATGACGAATCGCAATCAAGCTCAAATGGTGATCCGGGCACGGATTCCGAACAAGGAAGCATTGTCCAGCCTGACGATCCGTCCAATGGAAATCAATGGCCAAATTGCAAAATGGACGGTAGAGGTGGAGAGAAGTGATCGATTACTGGAAGAGCTGCTCCAACAGGGCTGTTCCATACTCGAATTGAAGGAGCGGAAATGA
- a CDS encoding IS3 family transposase (programmed frameshift): MGTRVSYPEEVKLKAIEMRLAGVPVKEVMEELNIRNYTQLKTWMRWYRNGELHRLAQPVGKQYAFGKGPEYESETARLQAENRFLRQQVEVFKKVRRIGKEVAPKVVIQLVEEWSGDMSIGEICRHMGISRSSYYRWKAQEGNETPKEARDRQIGELCKKHKFRYGYRKIAAQYPGVCEKTVQHVMQKHGWQCRVKVKRRKRTGQPAHVAPNLLERDFTASKPLEKLVTDITYLPFGQSMMYLSSILDVYNGEIVAQTIGFIQDTTFVLDTLHQLPDLPEGCMLHSDQGSVYTSYAYQMAVKEKGITMSMSRKGTPADNSPIETFHSSLKSETFYLDDIYRTTNAHVMQIVEEYITYYNNIRIQTKLNSQSPVQYRQMAA; encoded by the exons ATGGGAACTAGAGTTAGTTATCCAGAAGAAGTGAAATTGAAGGCGATTGAAATGCGGTTAGCGGGTGTTCCTGTGAAAGAAGTAATGGAGGAACTGAACATCCGGAACTATACACAGCTGAAAACTTGGATGCGATGGTATCGGAATGGTGAATTGCACCGTCTTGCACAACCGGTCGGCAAGCAATATGCCTTCGGCAAAGGACCCGAGTATGAAAGTGAGACAGCGAGATTGCAGGCTGAAAATCGCTTTCTGAGACAACAGGTCGAAGTAT TTAAAAAAGTACGCAGAATTGGAAAGGAAGTGGCGCCAAAAGTTGTGATTCAGTTAGTGGAAGAATGGAGTGGAGATATGTCTATAGGAGAGATCTGCCGACACATGGGTATCAGTCGTTCATCGTATTATCGCTGGAAAGCCCAAGAGGGGAATGAGACACCAAAGGAGGCGCGGGATCGGCAGATTGGCGAATTGTGTAAGAAGCATAAATTCCGATATGGGTACCGGAAGATTGCGGCTCAATATCCAGGAGTCTGTGAGAAGACGGTACAACATGTCATGCAGAAACATGGTTGGCAGTGCCGTGTGAAAGTGAAGAGACGCAAACGTACCGGGCAGCCCGCACATGTAGCACCGAACCTGTTAGAGAGGGATTTTACTGCTTCTAAGCCTTTGGAGAAGTTGGTGACAGATATTACCTACTTGCCCTTCGGCCAATCCATGATGTATCTTTCAAGTATCCTTGATGTCTACAACGGAGAAATTGTGGCCCAAACCATCGGTTTCATCCAGGACACCACTTTCGTTTTGGATACGTTGCATCAATTACCGGACTTACCGGAGGGCTGTATGTTGCATAGCGATCAAGGCTCGGTTTATACATCATATGCCTATCAAATGGCAGTAAAAGAAAAGGGAATTACCATGAGCATGTCCCGTAAAGGCACACCCGCTGATAATTCCCCAATCGAAACGTTCCACTCCTCGCTAAAGTCGGAAACGTTCTACCTCGACGACATCTATCGCACTACCAATGCGCATGTGATGCAGATTGTCGAAGAATATATTACTTATTATAACAATATCCGCATTCAAACGAAATTAAACAGCCAATCACCGGTACAATACCGGCAAATGGCTGCATAA
- a CDS encoding L,D-transpeptidase: protein MAKSIDISTSKHHLKLFENGRLIKTYPIGVGRMVTPTPAGTYTIINKQRNPGGPFGVFWMGLSKPHYGIHGTNNPSSIGKNVSKGCIRMHNRDVLELAAAVPIGTRVAIHK from the coding sequence ATGGCTAAATCGATCGACATTTCTACGTCAAAGCATCATTTGAAATTATTTGAGAACGGCAGGTTAATCAAAACCTATCCGATCGGGGTCGGGAGGATGGTCACCCCTACGCCCGCCGGCACTTATACAATCATTAATAAGCAACGGAATCCGGGCGGTCCTTTCGGGGTTTTTTGGATGGGATTATCGAAACCGCATTACGGCATCCATGGAACGAATAATCCTTCTTCTATCGGAAAAAATGTTTCAAAAGGCTGCATCCGGATGCATAACCGGGATGTTTTGGAATTGGCAGCTGCTGTTCCAATCGGGACCCGGGTAGCGATCCATAAATAA
- a CDS encoding S9 family peptidase, which produces MRKKVILSVFSAALIGSYPLGALATETDRSPASVGQQLEQPIEKFVSVDDFLDAALKEFSYQHASEEMRDEIVNRWVLPGELDGRKAAITNGEAARITIRALGIEDDEKSLEDYLNTAKTQRLFNAHVQVNAPLTAAELSTVLSGYKTAPAHGITDAGVDEISVEDFMKNPGDFGYELSPDGNYISYSSSWENRFNVFVKEMGEDSEPVRVTSSKDHDIVASFWKDDQILYLKDGGGDENYHIYSSSFKGQEERDLTPYPGVRVELLSVLQGIKDEILITMNKEDPTVFDVYKLNIKTGETTHVAKNPGNIVSWLADHDGKIRMAVESDGVDSTVLYRDSEKDEFRPFVQTAKGDTITPIAFSKDNQSIYALSNKDRDKVELVKLDLQANEEVMYSNKQVDVLNGVYDRTQDKILYSLYMTDKRHYEFHDKNFEALFNELKSKLNVSESELLIVDYNKEMTKFIVAVTSDKVYGTYYYYDSTTKALTTLAELGSWLDPDQLADMHPISYKSRDGLTIHGYLTMPKNKKPENLPLIVNPHGGPWARDMWGFNPEVQLLANRGYAVLQVNFRSSSGYGKEFLDAGNKQWGLKIQDDITDGVQWAIDQGIADPDRIGIYGASFGGYATLAGITFTPDLYAAAVDYVGVSNIFTLLETIPPYWETIRNDLYKRVGHPVEDKELLEAVSPVFHADKIKTPLFVAQGANDPRVNQAESDQIVEALRARGIDVEYMLKENEGHGFQKEENRIEFYNAMVRFLDTHLK; this is translated from the coding sequence GTGAGGAAAAAGGTTATACTGTCGGTTTTTTCAGCGGCGTTAATTGGATCCTATCCATTAGGGGCGCTGGCGACGGAAACGGATCGGTCACCTGCGTCGGTAGGGCAACAATTGGAACAGCCGATTGAAAAATTTGTTTCCGTGGATGACTTTCTTGATGCTGCTTTGAAAGAGTTCTCGTACCAACATGCTTCAGAAGAGATGCGCGACGAAATTGTCAACCGATGGGTGCTCCCAGGTGAATTGGACGGCAGAAAAGCAGCCATTACAAATGGAGAAGCCGCACGGATTACGATTCGGGCACTCGGGATTGAGGATGATGAAAAATCGTTGGAAGATTATTTAAATACCGCTAAAACCCAACGCCTTTTCAACGCACATGTCCAAGTGAATGCTCCATTAACAGCCGCTGAGCTTTCAACCGTTCTATCTGGTTACAAAACAGCTCCTGCTCACGGAATTACGGATGCTGGTGTTGATGAGATTTCAGTCGAAGACTTCATGAAAAACCCTGGGGACTTCGGCTATGAACTATCACCGGATGGGAATTATATTTCCTATTCTTCTTCATGGGAAAACCGTTTTAACGTATTTGTCAAGGAGATGGGGGAAGACAGCGAACCGGTACGTGTGACAAGTTCAAAGGATCACGATATCGTCGCATCTTTCTGGAAAGATGATCAAATCCTCTATTTGAAAGACGGCGGGGGAGATGAGAATTACCATATTTATTCCTCCAGTTTCAAAGGCCAGGAAGAAAGGGATTTAACTCCTTATCCGGGAGTACGTGTAGAATTGCTTAGCGTTTTACAGGGTATCAAAGATGAAATTCTCATTACGATGAACAAGGAAGATCCGACCGTTTTCGATGTCTATAAACTGAATATTAAGACGGGTGAAACGACGCATGTAGCTAAAAATCCTGGCAATATCGTTAGCTGGCTGGCGGATCATGACGGGAAAATCAGAATGGCTGTAGAATCCGATGGCGTCGATAGCACGGTGTTATACCGGGATTCAGAAAAGGACGAGTTCAGGCCATTTGTCCAGACAGCAAAAGGGGATACGATAACACCAATTGCATTTTCAAAGGATAACCAATCCATTTACGCCTTGTCCAATAAAGACCGGGATAAGGTTGAATTGGTGAAACTGGATTTACAAGCAAACGAAGAAGTCATGTATTCCAACAAGCAAGTGGATGTGCTAAACGGTGTCTATGATCGGACACAAGATAAAATCTTGTATAGCCTATACATGACGGATAAACGGCATTACGAATTCCATGACAAAAACTTCGAGGCGCTATTCAATGAATTGAAAAGCAAATTGAACGTCAGCGAAAGTGAACTGCTGATAGTTGATTATAATAAAGAAATGACGAAATTCATCGTCGCGGTAACGAGTGATAAAGTGTATGGAACCTATTATTATTACGATTCCACAACGAAGGCATTGACAACATTAGCAGAGCTGGGTTCCTGGCTGGATCCGGATCAATTGGCAGACATGCATCCGATCTCGTATAAAAGCCGAGATGGATTGACCATCCATGGGTATTTGACAATGCCGAAAAATAAAAAGCCGGAAAACTTGCCGCTGATTGTCAATCCGCATGGAGGTCCTTGGGCACGGGATATGTGGGGCTTCAATCCGGAAGTCCAGCTTCTTGCCAACCGGGGATATGCTGTCCTTCAAGTGAATTTCAGGTCGTCCTCCGGTTATGGAAAAGAGTTCCTCGATGCAGGCAATAAGCAGTGGGGACTGAAAATCCAGGATGATATAACGGATGGAGTCCAGTGGGCGATTGACCAGGGTATTGCGGATCCAGACCGAATCGGAATTTATGGCGCATCCTTTGGCGGTTATGCCACGTTAGCCGGTATCACCTTCACTCCAGATTTGTACGCCGCTGCAGTAGACTATGTCGGTGTTTCTAATATTTTCACTTTATTGGAAACCATCCCTCCATACTGGGAAACGATCCGCAACGACCTCTATAAACGAGTTGGCCATCCAGTCGAAGATAAAGAGCTTCTCGAAGCGGTCTCGCCAGTTTTCCATGCGGACAAGATCAAAACTCCATTATTCGTCGCGCAAGGAGCGAATGATCCACGGGTCAACCAAGCGGAATCCGACCAAATTGTTGAAGCGTTACGAGCAAGAGGAATTGACGTGGAATATATGTTGAAAGAAAACGAAGGCCATGGCTTCCAGAAGGAAGAGAATCGGATTGAATTTTACAATGCGATGGTCCGGTTTTTGGATACGCATCTGAAGTGA
- a CDS encoding ABC-F family ATP-binding cassette domain-containing protein, which produces MIAVSNVSLQFGDRKLFEDVNIQFNPGHCYGLIGANGAGKSTFLKVLSGEIDPQSGNVIMEKDARLAVLKQNHFEYEENEVLDTVIMGHKRLYDIMAEKNAIYMKEDFSDEDGMRAAELEGEFAELNGWEAESEAAILLQGLGISEALHHVKMAELTGSEKVKVLLAQALFGKPDVLLLDEPTNHLDLKAIQWLEEFLIEFDNTVIVVSHDRHFLNKVCTQIADLDFSKIQLYPGNYDFWYESSQLALKMAQDQNKKKEEKIKELQAFVARFSANASKSKQATSRKKALEKIQLDDIRPSSRRYPFVNFTMGREIGNDVLSVQNVSKTIEGKVMLKNATFTMGKEDKIILLGNPLQKTALLEILAEQDQPDEGSIKWGVTTSRAYFPLDNNEYFEGDEQTLVEWLRQYSPEDQTETFLRGFLGRMLFSGEEVNKKPSVLSGGEKVRCMLSKMMLTSANVLLLDEPMNHLDLESIQALNNGLMAFKGAMVFTSHDQQFIQTVANRIIEIHEDGTIFDKMMNYDEYLEWKDQQQAVN; this is translated from the coding sequence ATGATAGCAGTTTCTAATGTAAGTCTTCAGTTCGGTGACCGCAAGCTGTTTGAAGACGTCAATATACAGTTCAACCCCGGCCATTGTTATGGTTTGATCGGCGCGAACGGTGCGGGTAAATCGACTTTCCTGAAAGTATTATCGGGTGAAATCGATCCACAATCAGGAAATGTCATCATGGAAAAAGATGCACGACTAGCCGTTTTGAAACAGAACCACTTCGAATATGAAGAAAATGAAGTGCTCGATACGGTCATCATGGGCCATAAACGGTTATATGACATTATGGCAGAGAAAAATGCCATCTACATGAAAGAGGATTTCTCGGATGAGGATGGCATGCGCGCCGCTGAACTGGAAGGCGAATTTGCGGAATTGAACGGTTGGGAAGCGGAATCGGAAGCCGCTATTCTCCTGCAAGGACTTGGCATTTCCGAGGCACTCCACCACGTGAAAATGGCGGAATTGACGGGTTCCGAAAAAGTGAAAGTGTTGCTCGCCCAAGCATTGTTCGGCAAGCCGGACGTTCTTCTACTGGATGAGCCGACGAACCACTTAGACTTGAAAGCAATCCAATGGCTCGAAGAATTCCTGATCGAATTCGATAACACTGTCATCGTCGTCTCCCACGACCGTCACTTTTTGAATAAAGTCTGTACGCAAATCGCGGATCTCGACTTTTCAAAAATCCAGCTGTACCCGGGCAACTATGATTTCTGGTATGAATCCAGCCAGCTTGCCCTAAAGATGGCACAAGACCAGAACAAGAAAAAAGAAGAGAAGATCAAAGAACTTCAAGCTTTCGTCGCCCGTTTCAGTGCGAATGCATCCAAATCGAAACAAGCGACTTCACGTAAAAAGGCTTTGGAAAAAATCCAATTGGATGATATTCGTCCATCTTCCCGCCGCTATCCTTTCGTCAACTTCACGATGGGTCGCGAAATCGGAAATGACGTGCTTAGTGTCCAAAACGTATCCAAAACCATAGAAGGAAAAGTGATGTTGAAAAACGCCACCTTCACAATGGGCAAAGAAGACAAAATCATCCTTCTCGGCAATCCTTTGCAGAAAACGGCTTTACTCGAGATCCTGGCAGAACAGGACCAACCGGATGAAGGCAGCATCAAGTGGGGTGTCACGACGTCACGCGCGTACTTCCCTCTCGATAACAACGAGTATTTCGAAGGCGACGAACAAACGCTTGTGGAATGGCTTCGTCAATATTCCCCGGAAGACCAGACCGAGACTTTCCTACGTGGATTCCTCGGACGCATGTTGTTCTCCGGTGAAGAAGTCAATAAGAAGCCTTCTGTCCTCTCAGGAGGCGAAAAGGTACGCTGCATGCTTTCGAAAATGATGTTAACCTCGGCCAACGTCCTATTGCTGGACGAACCGATGAACCACTTGGATCTGGAATCCATCCAAGCACTGAACAATGGCTTGATGGCGTTCAAAGGGGCGATGGTGTTCACATCCCATGACCAACAGTTCATCCAAACGGTAGCCAACCGGATTATCGAAATCCACGAAGATGGAACGATCTTCGATAAAATGATGAACTATGATGAATACTTGGAATGGAAAGACCAACAGCAAGCTGTAAATTAA
- a CDS encoding cold-shock protein — protein MKQGTVKWFNAEKGFGFIEVEGEDDVFVHFSAIEGEGFKSLDEGQQVEFDVVEGNRGLQAANVVKL, from the coding sequence ATGAAACAAGGTACAGTAAAATGGTTCAATGCAGAAAAAGGCTTCGGATTCATCGAAGTGGAAGGCGAGGATGACGTATTCGTACACTTCTCAGCAATCGAGGGTGAAGGATTCAAGTCATTGGACGAAGGTCAACAAGTGGAGTTCGACGTGGTGGAAGGAAACCGCGGACTACAGGCTGCTAATGTTGTAAAACTTTAA
- a CDS encoding DUF1033 family protein: protein MYEVIYMKADYEPWWMFDDWEEKVRLRQTFENREEATAYFGRLLDEFRGKYEHEAVKKEFFYAFWTEREKVFCEGCDEDLQVYHGVMLLLHKEDGY from the coding sequence ATGTATGAAGTGATTTACATGAAAGCAGATTATGAACCGTGGTGGATGTTCGATGACTGGGAAGAAAAAGTCCGGCTCCGTCAAACATTTGAAAATAGGGAAGAGGCAACTGCTTATTTCGGACGTTTACTTGATGAGTTTCGAGGGAAATATGAACATGAAGCGGTAAAAAAAGAATTTTTTTACGCATTCTGGACGGAGCGGGAGAAAGTCTTTTGTGAAGGATGCGATGAGGATCTTCAAGTGTATCATGGCGTCATGCTTCTATTACATAAAGAGGACGGCTATTGA